The nucleotide window CAAAGGAGGCATCGGAGCCGACGCTCGCGCTGGAGTAGTGAAACTCGTGGCCACGGAGCCTCCTGCCAGCCGCCGCGGTCAGCGCGCCGGTCCGCGCCCGGAGTTCGACGTGGTCGAGCGCCTGGTACCGGTCGTGCATCCGGACCTCCGTCGGGAGGATGCCCGCCATCTCGTGAGTCTGGCTGTCGGCCGTCGTCAGCGTCTCTGCCATGGCCATCAAGCCGCCACACTCCCCGTACACCGGGAGGCCCTCGGCGGCCCGGTCGGCGAGCCGGTCAAGGGTCGGGCTCCCCGCGAGCGCCTCCGCGTGGAGTTCGGGGTAGCCTCCCGGGAGGTACACCCCGTCGCAGTCGGGCAGCGGGTCGCCGGCAACGGGTGCGAACGTCACCACCTCGGCGCGGTCCCGGAGGCGCTCGACGGTCGCCGGGTAGGAAAAACAGAAGGCGTCGTCCCGGGCGACGGCGACGCGACGTGCCGTCCTCGAGCGGTCGGCACCGACGTCGACGGGCTGGGGGTCTCGAGGCTGGCGGGCGAGTTCCAGCAGCCGGCCGGTCCGGAGGCAGTCGGCAGCGGCGTCGAGCGCCTCGGCGTCGGGGGCGGAGTCCGCGCCCATCTCGAGCCCGAGATGCCGGTCCGGGATATCGAGGTTATCGCAGGGGGGTACGCGACCGAGATACGCGACGCCGTCGGGGAGCGCCTCGCGGACACCACGCTCGTGGCGACCGCCGGCCGTTTGCTGGGCGACCACGCCGGCGACATCGATGTCCCGGCCGGCCCTGGCGGCGTATTCGTGGAAGCCAAGCGCCGTCGCGCCGACGCTCTCCATGCCAGCGCTGGCATCGACGACCAGAACGACGGGGAGGTCGAGCGCCTCCGCGACCATCGCGGTGCTCGCAGCATCACCGTCGTACAGTCCCATCATCCCCTCGACGACGCAGACGTCGCCCTCGCCGCGGTGGTAGTTGCGGACAAGCCCGTCCTTACCCTGGAGCCATGGGTCGAGTGTCCGGGAGGAGCGACCGGTGACAGCCTCGTGGTGGCTGGGGTCGATGAAGTCCGGACCGGCCTTCGCCGGCTGGACCGCCTTCCCCTCCGCCTCGAGGGCGCGGGCGACCGCGAGAGCCGCCACGGTCTTGCCGACGCCCGAGCGCGTGCCACCGAGGACAAGCCCCTTCATGGCCGGGGAGGGCGTGTCGGGCGGCGCAACGCTCGATCGCTCATCCGTCGCCCCCCGTGGCGGCGGCCGGGCCCGGCCCGGATTCTGGCGCCCGGACGACAAGGACCGACAGGTCGGAGAACGCCGTCCCTTCGGGCCCGTCACCGGTGTCGCCTGCGAGGGTTCCCAGAGGAGAGCGCGTCGTCGTCTCTCCCGGCCGGGTCAGCCGCTCGAACACCAGCGCATCGAGCCCCGGGTCGACGCCGCGGTCGAGGGCGTACCTCGCCAGGTCCTCCGGCATCCAGTCGTACGGACGGGGAATGACCAGCAGGTGTCGCCGCCCGGCCGTCCGCACCAGACGGTCGAGCGTCTCGTCGACCGGACCTCGCCGGTGGAGCGAGAGGACCGCCGACCGCTCCAGTGGCGTCCGCGCCCGGCTGGCCGCGACCTGTACCGACGATACCCCCGGTACGACACGAACCGGCCCGTCCACCGACCCTTCGACTTTCTCGAGAAACTGGTACCCCGAGACGTTCGGGTCACCCATCAGCACGGCGACCCCATCGTCCCCCCCGGCAACGCGGTCGCCGAACCGCTCCAGCGCCGCCGCCTCGTCGTCGTATCCGCAGGCGATGACCGTCGCGTCGGTAGCATCACGTGCCAGGTCGACGACCGTCTCGAACCCCACGACGATGTCGGCCTCAGAGAGGAGCCCGCGGGCGCGACCGGTCAGGTGCCCCGGGCCCGGCCCGACGCCGACAGCGTGGGCGGTTACCTCCCCGTGCGGCGGCTCCGGGCTCCGTGCCGCGTTTCCCCCCGGCGTCGATCCCCTCTCAGGCGTTTCTGTCATAGGTTTCCCTCGGTCGCGTCGCAGTCTGTTTCACGCTGCACAAGTCTAGTTTAGATAAGTAAATATTTATTGGACAGGGCTCACACCGGGGACGCATGGACAGGACGGTGTTGGTGGCGGTTGTCGTTCTCACCGCAGCATTCGTGCCCGCGGTGGCAGGTGCACAGACAGCAGACGGTGACTGTTCGTTCCCGGTCGAGCGAACAGACGTGACCGGCACGGAGGTCCGTGTCACAGAGGAACCGACGCGCGTGGTGACGCTGAACCCGAGTGCGGCACAGACGATGTGGGAGATCGGCGCACGGGAGAAGGTCGTCGGCGTCACGAAACACGCGTCGAACCTCGACGGCGCCGCCGCGAAGACGAACATCTCCGGCGCGGGGCAGACGATCAACAACGAGGAAGTCGTCGGGCTCGAGCCCGACCTGGTGCTGGCTCCGAACACGGTCACCAACGACACCGTGGAAAAGCTCCGGGACTCGGGGCTGACGGTCTATCGGTTCCGGGAGGCCGAATCCATCGACGACATCAAGCGAAAGACGGTGATCATCGGGGAGCTGACCGGGGAGTGCGCCGGCGCGGCCGAGACTGTCGAGTGGATGGAGTCGCGGCTCGCGACCGTCGACCAGGCGGTCGAAGGAGCCCAGCAACCCGACGCCATCTACGTCTTCTACAGCTATACCTCCGGACAGAACACGTTCATCCACACCCTCATCGAGCGGGCCGGGGGCGACAACATCGCCGCGGATGCCGGCATCAAGGGGTACAAGCCGGTCAACCAGGAGGTGATCGTCAACCGCAACCCCGAATGGATCCTGCTCAACGATGACTGGGACGAGGTGCCGAACAACGCCGCCTACAACAGCACGACCGCCGTCCGGGAGGACAACGTCCTCGTCATAAACAAAAACCACCTGAACCGGCCCGGGCCACGGGTCGTCTACGCACTGACGACGATGGCCGAGACCTTCCATCCGGAGGCCTACGCAGCCGCGAATACGACCGACACGACGGCCGCGTCGAGTGGGACCGACACGGCGGTCGAGACGGCGACGGAGACGGCAACGGGGACGGCCGGAGACGGACAGTCGACGATGTCCACGCCGGCCGAGCAGACGACGGGTGGCGGCAGTCCGGGCTTCGGTGCCGTCGTTGCACTCCTCGCGCTCGTGGTGCTCACCGCCGGGGCGGTCGGTGCTGGCCGGGAAAGATGACCAGCTCCGACCTGACCGTCGTTTCGACGACCCCGTCGGGGACGGAGATCCTGTTCGAACTCGGGGTCGAGCCCGCGGCGGTCTCTCACGCCTGCGACTGGCCGCCGCGGGCGGCCGAACTTCCGTCGGTCGACAGGTCACGGGTGGACGCCGACCGGAGCAGACAGCGAGACGAGCAGGCGGCCGGCGATGTCTACGACGTCGACGTCGGGCTGTTGCGCGACCTCGCCCCGGACTTGGTCGTCACGCAGTCGGTCTGTGGGGTCTGCGCGGTCGACGAACAGCTGGTCGAGACACACCTGGACGACCTCCCGACGACCCCGCAGGTGCTGCCGCTCTCGGCTGCGGACCTGGAGGGGGTGGCCGGATGTATCCGGGAGGTCGGGAGGGCAGTCGGACGAACCGACCGGGCCGAAGGGATTGTCGACCGCCTCGAGTCGCGCGTAGAGCAGGTCGGCGAGCGCACGGCAGCCGTTACACACCGGCCGAGCGTCGTCGTGCTAGAGTGGATGGACCCGATCCACGCCGCCGCGAACTGGGTGCCGGAACTCGTCTCGGCGGCCGGCGGTCGCTACCCGCTCGCGGAGACAGGACAGCGGTCCCGCGAACTGGCCTGGCAGGAAGTCCGGGCGGTCGACCCGGAGGTGCTTGTGGTGGCGCCGTGCAGTGCCAGCCCCAAGTGGGCCCTCGAGCGGCGCGACGAACTCCGGTCCCGCCCGGGGTGGGATGACCTGCGGGCCGTTGAGGAGGGGCGGGTGTATGCGCTCGACGGACGGTTGTTGAGCAGGTGGACGCCGCGCCTCGCCGACGCGCTCGAACGGCTTGCGGGCATGTTTCACCCCGGGCTCGCCGCCGGGACTGCCGAGGTGCGACCGCTGGCCGACCGAGGGCGGTGAGCGCCCACCGAAGGTGAAGCGTAAGCCGTTGGCCGTACATGCGGGGGCATGGACCAGGTGTTTGCCCCGTGGCGCATCGACTGGGTCGAGCGGTCCGACCGTAACGCGGAGTTCGAGGGGTGTGTCTTCTGTGGGATCCCCGAGCGGGACGCCGACCGGGAGTACAACCTGCTCGCGCGCGGCGAGGACGCCTACATCCTCCTGAACAACTACCCCTACAACCCCGGGCACGCGATGGTCATCCCCCACCACCACACGGGCGACTACCGCGAACTGGACGACGCGGCGCTGCTGGCAAAGGAGCGGCTCGTCCAGCGACTCGTCGACGCGATGGACGACGCCCTCTCCCCAGACGGCTACAACGTCGGCTACAACCTCGGCGGGGCGGCCGCGGGTGGTTCCATCGGCGAGCACCTCCACGCCCACGTCGTCCCCCGCTGGGGCGGGGACACCAACTTCATGCCCGTCGTCGGCGACACGAAGGTGATCGTCGAGGCCGTCGCCGAGACCTACGACCGCCTGCGCGAGGCGCTGGCCACCCAGGAGGGCGTGACCGACCGCGGGGAGGGGGCGCTCCGGGTGGAGCGGTAGTCCGGGGCCAGCCGAACGAAGCGGCTTTGAGCGGGCGGGATGAAGGGGGAGGCGATGTCGCGACGGACCGCGCTCCGGCGGGTCGGCCTCCTCGTCCTGGGGGTCAACGCCGTCCTGTTCGTCGCGAAGGGCGGGGTCTACTTGGAGACCGGGAGCCTCGCGGTCGGCTCCGAGGCCGTCAACAGCCTCGCCGACACCGTCTACAGCCTCGTGGTCGTCGCGGGGCTGTATCTCACCACCCGCCCGCCCGACTTCGAGCACCCCCACGGCCACGAGCGCATCGAGCCCTTCGTCTCGCTGTTCGTCGCGCTGGGCATCTTCGCGGCTGGGGGGGCCGTCCTCTGGCAGGCCGGCTCAGCCGTGCTCGAGGGGAGCGTGACGGTCAGCCGGAGCCCGGCAGCGGTGGCCGTCCTCGCCGGGACCGCGGCCGCGAAGTACCTCCTGTATCGGTACTGCCTGCGGGCCGGCACCGAGAACCGCTCGCCGGCGCTCGTGGCGACGGCGCTGGACAACCGCAACGACATCCTCACCGCCGGCGCGGCGCTGGCCGGCGTCCTCGGCGCCGGCCTCGGGTATCCCGTACTCGACCCGCTCGCTGCGGGGGTCGTCGCCGTCGGCATCCTCTACACTGGCGTCGAGGTCGTCCGGGACAACGTCGACTACCTGGTGGGGGCGGCCCCGCCGGAGGACCTCCGGGCGGAGATCGTCGAGCGCGCGCTCGTCCACGAAGACGTCGAGGGGGTCCACGACGTGATCGCCCACTACGTCGGCCCGGAGATCGACGTCAGCCTCCACGTCGAGGTGTCGGGCGACCGCACCCTCAGGGAGGCCCACGACATCGAGACCGATATCGTCGAGCGGATCGGCGAACTCCCGGAGGTCGACGACGTGTTCGTCCACGTCGACCCCAAGGAACTGGGCGAGTGGAAGGAGGACGCCGATGTCGACCGGCTCGTCCAGGACGACGAAACTGATATATAAAACACCGTGGTCGGTTGTCTCCGCCTGCAACCGTGGCTCCGGATATTATACACCCGGTATCGAAGTGGACCCACGGATGAATTCGGATCTTCCGGGAGAATCCCGAGGGGTGAACAGCCCGGGTCGGGGCGTGTCGGTGCGAACCACCCTCGCGGCGCTGGCCGTCGCCGGCGCCGTCGTTGCGGGGCTGACGCTGCCGGCAGTCGGAACCGCCGCAGCCGACGAGGGCGACGTGCTGGTGGTGCAGCCGACGGTCTCGCCCGCACAGCCGACGACCGACGAGAACTTCACCGTCACGGCGCGGCTGACCAACGTCGCCGAGACCGGCAACGACCGCTACTACGTGGAGTCGGTCGCGGTCCGCAACGGCAGCGACGAGTCGAGTACGCTGTACGGGCGCAACGACGACTTCCAGGCCGTCCTGGCGGGCGAGACGACCGGACAGCCCGTCGAGGTCGACGTCGACGAACCCGGCAACCGGACGCTGTACCTCCACACCGAACTCCAGCTCCAGTCCGGTGAGACGGTCGACGTCGTCCGGCCGCTGTCTCTGGTCGTCCGCGACCGGCATCCGTCGATGTCGCTGACCGCCAGCGGAGTCGGTCCGGCCGGCGAGACACAGCTGAACCTGACCGTCGCCAACGGTCTCGAGACCGACATCAGGGGCCTGACGGTCGACGTGTCCGCGACGAACACGACCGTCGAGGACAACCAGCGGGTCGGGGCGTCACTGACACCCGGCGACGCCCGCACCTTCCGGTTCACCGGGACCGAGACCGTGGCTGGACCGCAGACGGCCACCGTGACACTGTCCTACGCGACCCCGGACGGCGACCAGCGGACGGTCACCCGCGAGCTGTCTGCGGTCGCGCCCGAGCCGGAGGCGGTGGACCCGTCGCTGGACCTCACCGCGGACCCGGTCGGCGTCAGTGGCGAGACGGCGCTGTCGGTGACGGTGGTGAACCCGCGCGAGTCGCCGGTCCGCGCGGCGGCCGTCGAGCTTGAGGCGGACTCGCTTGAGCTCGCGGAGGACCGACAGCTACGGCCGCGGGTCGACGGGGGGAGCGAGGCGACCTACACCTTCGAGACCGGACAGGTAACTCCCGGCGAAAAGACGGTGCAGGCAACCCTGACGTACACGACGGCCGACGGGACGGAACGCCGCGTCACCGAGCAGCTCTCGGCGACCATCGAGCGGGTCGACAACCCCGGGAACGTGAGTCTGACCGGGCTCCGCGTCACACAGCAGAGCGGCCGGCTATCGGTCCGCGGGAGCGCGAGCAACGTCGGCGGGACCAACGTCTCCGGCGTGGTCGTGAGTGTCGCCGACGGCGACGGCGTCGGCCCGGCCCAGTCGGAGGCGCGGTTCTTCGTCGGGAACGTCCCCGGTGGGGACTTCACCTCCTTCGAGGTGAACGGACAGCTCCGGACACCCAACGCGAGCAGCGTGACCATCCCGCTCCGGGTGAGTTACGTCACCGACGGCGTCCGCACCGAGCGAGTCGTCGAGGTTCCCTACCGGCCACAGCCCGACCGGCCCACCAGCCAGCCCGAGGGTGGCGGACCGCCGCTGGTCGCCGTCGGCGCGGCTCTCCTCGCTGTCGGCGGCGTCGCACTCGGCTGGCGGCGGCTCCGGGGGTGAGCGATGGTCGTCAGCACCGTCGACGCGGTCAAGGAGTACGAAAGCGGCGACCGGACGCTGCGGGCACTGAAGGGCGTCTCGCTGTCCATCGACCCCGGCGAGTTCGTCTCCGTCGTCGGGCCCAGCGGGAGCGGCAAGTCGACGCTTCTGAACCTGCTCGGCCTCCTCGACGAGCCGACCGAGGGAACGGTGACGGTCGCGGGGACGGAAGTGTCGGCGCTGTCGACCCGCGAACGGACCGACATCCGCCGCGAGACCGTCGGCTTCGTCTTTCAGGACTTCTACCTGTTGCCGACGCTGACTGCCCGCGAGAACGTCGCCGTCCCTGGGATGGTGAGCGACCGGTCGCGCCTCCTGGAACGGGCTGACGACCTGCTCGCGCGGGTCGGGCTGGATGACCGCCTGACCCACTATCCCGACGAACTCTCCGGCGGGCAGAAACAGCGGGTCGCCATCGCCCGCTCGATGGTCAACGACCCCGACGTTCTCCTGGCTGACGAGCCGACGGGGAACCTCGACCGGGAGACGGGCAGTCGGGTGCTCGACGTGTTCGGTCAGTTCACCGACGAGGGGGTCGCCGTCGTGACCGTTACCCACGACGCGCAGGTCAGCGACTACGCCGACCGGACGGTCGAACTCGTCGACGGCGTGCTGACGCCGGAGGGACGCATATGATAGAGCGGTTTCCGGTGATGGCGCTGTCCTGGCGGAACCTCTCCCGGGCGAAGGCCCGGTCGGCACTTGCCACGCTCGGTATCCTGATCGGCGTCGTCGCCATCGTCTCGCTGGGTATGTTCGGTTCGACGCTGCAGCTTTTCTTCCTGCAGGACGCACAGGACGCACTCCGGACGGTCTCGGTCTCGCCCGGCGAGGACTACGACGGGCAGCGCCTCGACCGCGACGACGTCGCCCGGCTGGAGCAGCTGAGCGGCGACCCGGTCTACCCGGTCAAGCGGAGCGTCGGCGCCGTCGCGTCCGGCAACACGCGGGCGTCGGCCCGGGTGACAGCGATGTCGAATCCGGGAGCGTTCGTCTCCGCGAGGGACGGTACTGTCCCCGACGTCTGGCGGTCCGGGGCGCTCGTCGGGGCTGACCTCGCGGACCAGCTCGATGTCGAGGCTGGCGACGGCATCACCGTCGACGGACAGACGTACCACGTCGTGGCCGTTCTCGAAGAGTCCTCGCAGACGTCCTTCGTCCAGGCCGACAGCAGCGTCCTGCTGCCGCCCCGGCAGGTCGGCGGTGACGGGTTCGACACCGCGTACGTTCGCACGGACAGCCCGAACGAGGCGTTCGAGACTGCCGACCGGCTCCGGGACGAACTCAACAGCGACCGCCGGACCCGCTATCAGGTGTTCGACCTCGAGGCCCAGATCCAGCAGTTCCGCGAGCAGATCGGTGTCATCCAGACGTTCCTGCTGGGCGTGGGGGCGGTCTCGCTGCTGGTCGCGGCGGTCTCGATCCTCAACGTCATGCTGATGAGTGCCATCGAGCGACGCGAGGAGATCGGCGTCCTCAGGGCGGTCGGATACCACCGGCTGGACGTCCTCCGGCTGATGCTGACCGAGGCAGCCCTGCTCGGTGTCGTGGGTGCCGTCGGGGGCGTCGTCGTGAGCGTCGGGCTCGGCATGGTGATCAACGAACTCCTGCTCGGCGACCCGATGGCCTTCACCGAGGGAGCGTTGAGCAACGTCGCCCTGGGTGTGGTATTCGGTGTCGGTGCCGCGCTGCTGAGCGGGCTCTACCCGGCCTGGAAGGCCGCGAACGCCCGGCCGGTGGAGGCGCTGCGGGACTGACACCGCCGCCGTAACTCGGACCGGGACGGAACGCACGTCATTACGGGTGAGGAGCCCGCCACGGTAAAGTGACTCCGAACGCGAGACACGGGAGTGAACCTCCTGTCGTGGCCGGTGCTGGGGTCGCTGTCGGCCGCGCTCGGCTCCGTCTATCTGCTCTCGCGGCTGTACCCCCTCCGCGACCGACCGGGTGCGCGGTGGTTCCTGCTCGTCATCGCCATCCAGACCGTCATGTGTGCGGCCTACGCAGCCGGACTCGCCCTCCCGACCGGGATGGGCGGGCTCCGCTGGCTGCTCGAGGTCCTGACTGTGGGGATGCTGTTCTGGCTGGGCGTCCCCTTCCTCGGGTTCGCGCTGGCCTACACCGGTCGCGGCGACGCGCTCGACTCCTGGTGGTTCCGGCTGTTGCTTGGGCTGGAGGTGCTGACGGCGCTCGTGCTCGTCACCAACCCCTACCACGGCCTGTTCTGGTCGGACTTCCAGGTCCGGGCGGTCTTCGGTGCCACCGGCGCAGTCTACGACTTCGGCCCCTGGGCCTTCGTCGGCGCGGCGCTCAACACCGCTACCGTCGGCGCGGGGACGATGCTTCTGTTCGAGACGGTGCTCAGCTACGGGCCGCTGTACCGCAGGGAGGCGTTCGCGGTCGGCGCGAGCGCGCTCCCGCCGGCCTTCGGGGTGGTGGTCTGGCTGCTCAAGATCGGCCCCGACGCCGCGCTCAACCTCACGCCGGTCCTCTTTCTCCCTCACGTCGCGCTCGACACCTACGCCTTCGTCGGTAACGACATGTTCGAGTACCTCCCCGCGACCCGGCGGGCCGCCGAGCAGTCGGCCATCGACGCGCTCGGGACGCCGGTGGTCGTCCTCGACGAGCGCGGCCGGGTCGTCGACGCCAACGACGCCGCCGGGACGCTGTTCCCCGGCGGCACCGGGACAGCCCGGACCCGCCACGTCGGGGCCGCCCTCGACGCCGAGGTCGACCCCGAGGGTGGCCCACAGCGGCTCTCGCTGTCACGCGGGGGTCGGACCCGGGAGTTCCGTATCACGCCGGCCCGCCTCGAGGACTCGGGCGGCGGCCACGTCGGGTACACGCTCGTCTTCCAGGACGTCACCGAGGCGGTCCGCCGCGAGCAGCGCCTCTCGGTGCTCAACCGCGTCCTCCGGCACAACCTCCGCAACGACCTCTCGGTCGCGATGGGCTACGTCGAGGTGTCGGCCGACCGGGTCGAGGACGAGGCGGTCCGGGAGATGCTGGAGAGCGCGGAGGGGACTCTGGAGGACCTCGTGACCACCGGCGAGAAGGCCCGGCTGGTCGAGGAGACCGTCCGGCGGGCCGGCGCCGACCCCGAGCCCGTCGACCTCGGCGCCCTGGTCGGCGACACCGCCGACGCCCTCGGGAGCGACTACCCGGCGGCGACGGTCACCGTCGACAGCTCCGACGTGACGGTGACGACCAACCGCGCGCTGGTCGCGGCCGTCCTCGAGGAACTCGTCGAGAACGCCTGCGAACACGGCGGCGGGGAGGTGACGGTGAGCGCGAGCCAGGTCCACGGGGATGGCGGCGAGGGCGACCGCGGGGGCGCGACGCTCACAGTCGCGGACTCGGGTCCGGGGATCCCCCAGCAAGAGCTCGAGACGCTCGGCGGCGAGGAGGAGACCGACCTCCGGCACGGCAGCGGGCTCGGCCTGTGGGTCGTCCGCTGGGGGACGGAGCTCCTGGGTGCGGACCTGACCTTCGAGACCGGCGCGGACGGGACGACCGCGACGGTCCGGCTGCCGGACCGGGGAGTCGACGGCGCCGACTGAGCGACGGCGGTCGGTGACTCAGTCGTCCGACCCGCGGAGCCGCTGCAGGCCGGCGGCGCCGAGCAGGCCGAGCGCGGCACCGACTGCGGTGAACCCCGGCGAGCCGCCGCCGGGGGTCGAGCCGCCGGGTGCCCCGCCGGTGGAGCCGCCACCAGTTGCGTCCCCGGTAGCGTCGGTGGCCCGCTGTCGGGCCGTCGCCCCGGTGAGCACGTGGAGCCCGAACGTCCCGTCAGTCGAGTTCGTGTTGACGAACAGCGTCCCGCCGGCGACCAGCACCGAGCTGCCGAACACCGAGGGCGTCTGCCCGGTCCGGGTCTGCTCGCCGAGCTCGACCGTCCACAGCCGGTCGCCCGAGGCGGCGTCGAAGCCGTGGACCGCCTCGTCCCGTTCGGCGGAGCCGTCCTCCTCGACGCCGCCGACGAAGTACGTGTTCGCGGCGTAGACGACGCCGCCGGCAACGGCGGGCGGGCTGACGAACCCCCGGGTTCGCCTGCGCCACCGCCTGTCGCCGGTGGCTGCGTCGAGGGCGTAGAGACGGTAGTCGTTGCACCCGACGTAGACGGTTCCCGCGGCTCCCGCGACACCGCTCCCGGATGGGAGGACCGCCAGGCCCCGGGCGCGGCTCCCGAGGCCGGCGGTCCAGCGCTCGCGGCCGCTTACGGCGTCGATGGCGTGGACGGCGTGGGAACCGCTGCCGACGTAGACCGTCCCGTCGGCAACGGTCGGTCGGGTCGGCGGGTACGACTCCCGTTCGAACCGCCACCGCTCCCGACCCTCGCCGTCGAGGCCGGCGGCCCACAGCACCGGGTCCTGGCGGTCAGTCCCGTAATGGCGCGTCCCGGTGGCGAGGAGCCCCCCTTCGACGGCAGCGATCCCCTCGACGGCCCCTCCCGGCCGGCGGTTCCACCGCACCTCGCCGGTGGCGGCGTCGAGCGCCGCCAGGCCGCCGTCGCCGGCCACGAGCAGGCGCCCGCCCGCGACCTGGACGTCGTTTGCCAGCCAGTCGGTGACCTGTGCTCGCCGGCGCCACCGCGGCTCCCCGCTCGCGGCGTCGAGACAAACGACGTCACCGGCCTCGGTCGTGAGGTAGACGGCGTCGGCGGTGGCGGTCACCGCGACACCCGCCGGGCCGGTCCACAGGTGTCG belongs to Salinirussus salinus and includes:
- a CDS encoding ABC transporter permease; this translates as MIERFPVMALSWRNLSRAKARSALATLGILIGVVAIVSLGMFGSTLQLFFLQDAQDALRTVSVSPGEDYDGQRLDRDDVARLEQLSGDPVYPVKRSVGAVASGNTRASARVTAMSNPGAFVSARDGTVPDVWRSGALVGADLADQLDVEAGDGITVDGQTYHVVAVLEESSQTSFVQADSSVLLPPRQVGGDGFDTAYVRTDSPNEAFETADRLRDELNSDRRTRYQVFDLEAQIQQFREQIGVIQTFLLGVGAVSLLVAAVSILNVMLMSAIERREEIGVLRAVGYHRLDVLRLMLTEAALLGVVGAVGGVVVSVGLGMVINELLLGDPMAFTEGALSNVALGVVFGVGAALLSGLYPAWKAANARPVEALRD
- a CDS encoding histidine kinase N-terminal 7TM domain-containing protein, translated to MNLLSWPVLGSLSAALGSVYLLSRLYPLRDRPGARWFLLVIAIQTVMCAAYAAGLALPTGMGGLRWLLEVLTVGMLFWLGVPFLGFALAYTGRGDALDSWWFRLLLGLEVLTALVLVTNPYHGLFWSDFQVRAVFGATGAVYDFGPWAFVGAALNTATVGAGTMLLFETVLSYGPLYRREAFAVGASALPPAFGVVVWLLKIGPDAALNLTPVLFLPHVALDTYAFVGNDMFEYLPATRRAAEQSAIDALGTPVVVLDERGRVVDANDAAGTLFPGGTGTARTRHVGAALDAEVDPEGGPQRLSLSRGGRTREFRITPARLEDSGGGHVGYTLVFQDVTEAVRREQRLSVLNRVLRHNLRNDLSVAMGYVEVSADRVEDEAVREMLESAEGTLEDLVTTGEKARLVEETVRRAGADPEPVDLGALVGDTADALGSDYPAATVTVDSSDVTVTTNRALVAAVLEELVENACEHGGGEVTVSASQVHGDGGEGDRGGATLTVADSGPGIPQQELETLGGEEETDLRHGSGLGLWVVRWGTELLGADLTFETGADGTTATVRLPDRGVDGAD
- a CDS encoding ABC transporter substrate-binding protein yields the protein MTSSDLTVVSTTPSGTEILFELGVEPAAVSHACDWPPRAAELPSVDRSRVDADRSRQRDEQAAGDVYDVDVGLLRDLAPDLVVTQSVCGVCAVDEQLVETHLDDLPTTPQVLPLSAADLEGVAGCIREVGRAVGRTDRAEGIVDRLESRVEQVGERTAAVTHRPSVVVLEWMDPIHAAANWVPELVSAAGGRYPLAETGQRSRELAWQEVRAVDPEVLVVAPCSASPKWALERRDELRSRPGWDDLRAVEEGRVYALDGRLLSRWTPRLADALERLAGMFHPGLAAGTAEVRPLADRGR
- a CDS encoding cobyrinic acid a,c-diamide synthase, whose product is MKGLVLGGTRSGVGKTVAALAVARALEAEGKAVQPAKAGPDFIDPSHHEAVTGRSSRTLDPWLQGKDGLVRNYHRGEGDVCVVEGMMGLYDGDAASTAMVAEALDLPVVLVVDASAGMESVGATALGFHEYAARAGRDIDVAGVVAQQTAGGRHERGVREALPDGVAYLGRVPPCDNLDIPDRHLGLEMGADSAPDAEALDAAADCLRTGRLLELARQPRDPQPVDVGADRSRTARRVAVARDDAFCFSYPATVERLRDRAEVVTFAPVAGDPLPDCDGVYLPGGYPELHAEALAGSPTLDRLADRAAEGLPVYGECGGLMAMAETLTTADSQTHEMAGILPTEVRMHDRYQALDHVELRARTGALTAAAGRRLRGHEFHYSSASVGSDASFAFDVARGDGISDGRDGLMEHRALGTYCHVHPESGAFDAFLDRL
- a CDS encoding cobalt-precorrin-7 (C(5))-methyltransferase, whose translation is MTETPERGSTPGGNAARSPEPPHGEVTAHAVGVGPGPGHLTGRARGLLSEADIVVGFETVVDLARDATDATVIACGYDDEAAALERFGDRVAGGDDGVAVLMGDPNVSGYQFLEKVEGSVDGPVRVVPGVSSVQVAASRARTPLERSAVLSLHRRGPVDETLDRLVRTAGRRHLLVIPRPYDWMPEDLARYALDRGVDPGLDALVFERLTRPGETTTRSPLGTLAGDTGDGPEGTAFSDLSVLVVRAPESGPGPAAATGGDG
- a CDS encoding PGF-CTERM-anchored ABC transporter substrate-binding protein, whose translation is MDRTVLVAVVVLTAAFVPAVAGAQTADGDCSFPVERTDVTGTEVRVTEEPTRVVTLNPSAAQTMWEIGAREKVVGVTKHASNLDGAAAKTNISGAGQTINNEEVVGLEPDLVLAPNTVTNDTVEKLRDSGLTVYRFREAESIDDIKRKTVIIGELTGECAGAAETVEWMESRLATVDQAVEGAQQPDAIYVFYSYTSGQNTFIHTLIERAGGDNIAADAGIKGYKPVNQEVIVNRNPEWILLNDDWDEVPNNAAYNSTTAVREDNVLVINKNHLNRPGPRVVYALTTMAETFHPEAYAAANTTDTTAASSGTDTAVETATETATGTAGDGQSTMSTPAEQTTGGGSPGFGAVVALLALVVLTAGAVGAGRER
- a CDS encoding HIT family protein, whose amino-acid sequence is MDQVFAPWRIDWVERSDRNAEFEGCVFCGIPERDADREYNLLARGEDAYILLNNYPYNPGHAMVIPHHHTGDYRELDDAALLAKERLVQRLVDAMDDALSPDGYNVGYNLGGAAAGGSIGEHLHAHVVPRWGGDTNFMPVVGDTKVIVEAVAETYDRLREALATQEGVTDRGEGALRVER
- a CDS encoding ABC transporter ATP-binding protein, whose product is MVVSTVDAVKEYESGDRTLRALKGVSLSIDPGEFVSVVGPSGSGKSTLLNLLGLLDEPTEGTVTVAGTEVSALSTRERTDIRRETVGFVFQDFYLLPTLTARENVAVPGMVSDRSRLLERADDLLARVGLDDRLTHYPDELSGGQKQRVAIARSMVNDPDVLLADEPTGNLDRETGSRVLDVFGQFTDEGVAVVTVTHDAQVSDYADRTVELVDGVLTPEGRI
- a CDS encoding cation diffusion facilitator family transporter yields the protein MSRRTALRRVGLLVLGVNAVLFVAKGGVYLETGSLAVGSEAVNSLADTVYSLVVVAGLYLTTRPPDFEHPHGHERIEPFVSLFVALGIFAAGGAVLWQAGSAVLEGSVTVSRSPAAVAVLAGTAAAKYLLYRYCLRAGTENRSPALVATALDNRNDILTAGAALAGVLGAGLGYPVLDPLAAGVVAVGILYTGVEVVRDNVDYLVGAAPPEDLRAEIVERALVHEDVEGVHDVIAHYVGPEIDVSLHVEVSGDRTLREAHDIETDIVERIGELPEVDDVFVHVDPKELGEWKEDADVDRLVQDDETDI